From Stegostoma tigrinum isolate sSteTig4 chromosome 1, sSteTig4.hap1, whole genome shotgun sequence:
GACAAACCCAGTATTTTAATTCTTCCACTTTTGACTgacatgccttcagctgccaagtCCTTAGATTAGGAATTACCTATTAAACACCCCTAATTCTCTACATTTATGCTGTCTTTTCAAGTGTTCTGTAAAATTTACCTTCCTTACCAAGTTATGTTCAAATGTTTCCTTTATGTAGCTTTTGTCAATTGTTTTATAACTCCTGTTAAATATTCTAAGTTGTGTTATTTGTTTCAGCCTGAAACTACCTCAATAGATCCAACTGAATCGTTGCCATGGCAAGCAATCTTTGTACAATTGTAGCTTCTTTTCAGTGATAATTTACTTTAATTCCGATTGCAAACAGGCATGATCAGTGCAACACCAAGAAGAGTCTTCAGAGCCGAGAAATAAATTGATTGCTTTGCCTTTCCTAGACATACCCAGGAAGTTGAGCTTAAGCTCTATATCAACTCACTGAATTTGTATGCCCTGACAAATCAAAGCAGGTACAGATCCAGATATTTATCCAGATCCTGTAACTGAACTGAATCTTTACTGTTTGAATATTTTCCAATTAGAAATGATTGTCCAATTCAAAGTTCTCTGCTGCTTAGTTATCTTTTGTTGTTACACTCAGTTCCATGAATGAAGTTAACTAGCAGGGCTGGAACTTGATTCCCGTCTCTAAATTCCTTTGAATCTGTGAAGTCACTTCTGAGGGCAGTTAATCGTCAAACACGTTGTTCTCTGGGTATGAAGTTACAAGTAGACCAAACCAAGTATGAAATTGAAACTTCTGATGGCCAATTATTGAGTGCCTGGAACCCTCTGGAAAAATACAGCTGAGTTTAGAGTCTGACACTTTGGAAGGTCCCACCTCACTTAATTGAGTAATTAATAAGGAAAAGTTAGAGAGATTAAAAAACAGTTATAACACCTGACTAACCATAAATTTCACCAATGCCTTGACTCTACCTTGTCCTCATGTATACCTGACCCTCCACCTCATACTCTCACTCTCCCCACCCCAGATCCTCATGAACTTCCTTAACCAGATCTATTTTAGCTCTTCAACAGTCTCTAATCTGTCCTGAGGCCCCTTACCTGCCAGGTACTGTACTTATTTGCCTGCTATACTCTTCTTGTGTACCTCGCATCCTAGGCCCCTTCACTACCTTAACTACTAAGAGGTGGTAAGTGTAAGTCAAGCTGACTTTAGGCCTTTTAAATGTGGAGTATGGTGGTTACTGCTGTGCAAGAGGATGTGGTTTCAGATTCAATGAGTGAATTCCTGAACTGAACTGTACTGGTTTGGCTGGGAAGACCCTGGCTCAGTGCTTCACTTAGGAAAGCTCCTCCAAAGTGGACAATTTTTTTCACTGATCTGCGTTGAAAATAGGGATTGTGACCCAGATCTGAAGATTTGCGCCATTGTCCTTTGTTGTTCTCTGAACGGTTTCCACGTTATTAACTGAATCTAATGGATCCATATCACTGTTGTacagaaacttcagagtgctcaTTTTAATTTGAGGGACTCTGGAATCGGATTGATAAAACACTTATTTCTTTAAGTCACCTTTTGTATTTGAAGATTAATTTAACtccattaacttttttttagtaAGACTCTGATCTTGTATACTATGCTGACTATTTCACCAAATTCTTTCTCGTTCGTTTTGATATCAAATGGCAATAAATTTCCATCTGacatgatttattttattttgatttgtatATCATGATAAATCATTTTCTATACCATTTCAACTTTGTCTTTTCATAGTACTCATCACAATTCTTGCAGCTTGGGGTTCATTTTCCAGACTTTCTAAACTTTTGCTCTTTGTACAAAAGCAGCAAAGAAGCAGTTCATGGAGAAATGCTAATAAAACCAGGCTAATTACAGTGAGAACAAACAGCAGCAAAATAAGAAAGAAAGCAATCTTCCAGCTATCATTAAACAGCTGCATCTGCTGGACTTGAAATTCAGTGTCTTGATTTATAGATGTGGCATCGTTGATCACAAACCAAGTTTGACTAAAGTTATTGCCTGCCATTTTTAGAAATGGATGTTCCAGAGGTGGTCTTCAGATCAGAAATATGAACCTATAAAAAGAAGGAAACGTACTGGATATTATTCATTTTATGCAAAAGCTTTGTAACTTAGCATATCTCTTACTCCTCCATCACTAGAAGCCAGATGAGCAACCCCAGTTCAATAATTAATATAGAAGAACATGAAAGGCACGTACCTGAAAGTTATATGCATGGTAAACAGAAGCAGCAGTATGGTTTTGACATCCAAAACAATACTGCTATGAATTGACAAATTCAAAGTCCTACTGCAATCATGGACAAAgctggagaattaaacaactaATACAAGGATGCAAATTCATGGATGTTCCCATTTTCAAGGATAGTGAGGCCTAACCTCCGGTGCAAAACACTATCATCAAGCATTCCTAACAATTTTAATTTCGCCAGATGTGCTTCTTGAATGATCTTTCTTGACGTCTTCCTGAATCTTCACCACTACAGATGGCTGTCTCGATTCAATTGAATTTACTGCATTTgttgtcaagaaatggttgaataTGCTGGGCACAGTAAAGGCTACATTATTCCAGTGACAACACAGTGCaaattttcctgcttctctgatgctgcctggcctgctgtgttcctccagctccatgctttgttatctctgactccagcatttgcagttcttgctatctctcatcCCAATAACAAtccaacttagaacatagaacatagaacagtacagcacagaacaggcccttcagcccacaatgttgtgccgaccattgatcctcatggatgcaccctcaaatttctgtgaccatatgcatgtccagcagtctcttaaatgaccccaatgaccttgcttccacaactgctgctggcaacgcattccatgctctcacaactctctgcgtaaagaacctgcctctgacatcccctctatactttccaccaaccagcttaaaactatgacccctcgtgctagccatttctgccctgggaaatagtctctggctatcgactctatctatgcctctcattatcttgtatacctcaattaggtcccctctcctcctccttttctccaatgaaaagagaccgagctcagtcaacctctcttcataagataagccctccagtccaggcagcatcctggtaaacctcctctgaaccctctccaaagcatccacatctttcctataatagggcgcccagaactggacttAACAGCTGTCCTCCTGAACTAGCCATATCTTTAGCCAGGCTATTCCAGTGTAGCTACAAACTGCCATAGTGTCTTGGTCAAATTATTGTCTGAATGGATAATTCCCAATCTGGGGCAAGAATGACATGAAGACAGCGTTCGATCAGTTGTTGGAATTGAGAAGTTTAGAGAGAACTAAGTGGAAAGACGAAGTGAATGTGATGTAGTAGTAAAATCTGACCTTGAACAGATGGAGCAGAGTATACTTTCTCAGCTACCAAGAACACAGATAATTGCATAAACACAATCAGTTGAAAAATCTAAACAATGCCCACAAGGCATGAAAGAATTTATTTTGGAGGAAAAAAGGCTGAATGGATAATAAGATGTATACAGAGAAAGTACATACTTATATTAGTGTTTCAGGATAGGTACTGTTACTGGGaaatgtgacaagtggtgttACATATGAATACTGTCTTTACTATTATAATTGTGTTATTTTTTCTTCCAAAGAATTTGGTGCTTCCAACTAACACAACATCAGACTGCATTATTAACAATGCCAGAATTTcttcttttatttaaaatattgaacGATTACCCTGTGAACATTTCTTCAAAACTTAAACAATGATGTATCTGAAAATATTGATGTTTGATGTAAAACATAATCACTTGCCTTATATAAATGTTGGTAGAATATTTTAAGGGAAGAAAATATACCTCTTCACAGTGGGGGGAAAAAATGCATATACAGAAGATCTACTTGTCATCCCATCTTTTTATCTTAGCTGCATATGCTAACCGGGTTTCTTTTACATCTTGTTGTTACTGCGTGAGATGTTTCAACAGGGTCTTATTTCCATTTGTTTCTGACTCAGTTTCCTTATTCTGAGTTGGGTAACTGCGCAATTTACACCTGAAAGCAGAAATTGGGGCTCTGCTCTTCATCACTGTAATCTTGGATAAAATGTTCAACGAAGTGCTGTCTTCAGTGGAACAGGTAGTAATTCTGGTGCAAAGTAAGTGCTTGCTTAAGTAACATCAGCACAAATCATATTTAAGACGCTAAGCGGTTAGATATGCCCCGCACCAGGGAGTCAGAAATCTGTTACCTCGTGGACCTTATTTGCCCGTAGTTACAGCATGAGAGTTCATACATTTAGGGGAGTTTAATTTTATATTTGGAAGTTTGCTGTAGGAGAAAGAtcagttttatgaaaataattgggagaaggaaaatgtttcttttcaatttcttCGAGCACTTCTAGATATTTTCTAGCCAATTTTCCTTTGAGATTTTATTGCACACTTCTAGAAGAGAGAGAACTTGAACCTAAGCCTCTTGgtttaagtgttatcactgcacTAGAAGAGCTGTTTTTGAGcactttatttgttttaaaaatactggaaatattgctagaaatattatttttaaactggCAATCAAGAATCATTCAGTTGATAAGAATTCTTTCATTTTATAGTTAGAAGCAAAAAACTGCAATGATGAATGTGTTGGGCATCGATAGTAGGAGTATGGAATgaagcagttggaaatgaagtCATATATTGATACTTTACAGAATATGTCCAACCAGAGTTGTTCATTCTGACACTTCCAATAAAGTCTGGTTAAGATGAGAGTACAAAATACAAAGCCAAGTGTGGTAGAAATCACCACAAAACAGATGAAAGCCATGCACAGAATGTCTTGACTTACCTTTTTATGTTTTGATAGGGTACTGACTGGCCTGTGTTTCGAACGCTTCTCAGCTTTTActacagatttccaacatttaatATCTTTCCTTTTTACAATTTAAAGTTGAAAGTTTGATGTTGGAAGCAGTACAAGTAGTGCTAGATGATAAGTTAAATAATTTTCCACTTACAGATTTGTTTATGAGCTGAGGGTGAGCTCCCCACGCTCTAGCATAAATATTACGTACAGGCCTGCCTCCAGTTCACCCCATATTCCAGTCATTATGCCTTTAATTATTGTGCATTGTAATTTCCACTGCTGGCCACGAGGAAATTCCCTGTCATATTGCTACTGATCATTGCGTCTGGCACTTTGCAGTATTGGCAGAGCTATCAGGAATGGTGGCCAAGGTCAATACTGTGGAAGGCCTGGGTGGGAAGAGCAACCTAGGAGTGGGGCACAATTTGGACAATCAAGAAGGGATGAGTGAGGAAGATGTTGGAAAATTTAATCTGATTGGtgttaaagataataaaatgtgaggctggatgaacatagcaggccaagcagcatctcaggagcacaaaagctgacgtttcgggcctagacccttcattggtgTTAAAGGTCTCTTCCATTCAACACCTCACTTCATTGAGCAGCAGTTGGGTGCAGGTCTCTCCTGCCTGTTAATTTGGGGCCAGGCCCTTTAATCTGTAGGGGAATCAGCGGTTACAGGAGAAAACTCTAGAATGTGGACATGCGGCATGttggatcagccgtgatcctacTGAAccgtggagcaggcttgaagagctgaatggcctacttgttcctatttcttacggtcgTAAGACAGCATGGTATAGACAActcactgtggagctggaggaacacagcaggccaggcagcatcggaggaacaggaaagttcacgtttcaggttggaacccttcagaaatggggaagggaaagggaactcagagtaaatagagagaggagaggtggggctggaaatcgtagatgggatggtgatagttgagtgcaggtagagagtggtgggtattggtcagtgaggtgggaggagctgataagtgggagagaagatggacaggttgtgtcaagtcaaggaggtggggatgaggaggagggttgggCATAGGATgagcctgggatggggagattctgaaactggtaaaatccacgtttaTGCCATTGTGCTGTAGgatcctgaggtggaatatgaggtgttgctcctccagtttgcaggtggcatcattgtgacactggaggcggttCAGAATGGaaatgtcatccagggagtgggaggaagtgttgaaatggttcgcaaccaaAAGGTGTTGTCGCTTTttgtgaacagagcacaggtggtCTTACGAAACAgtttccaagcctctgcttggtttcaccaatgtagaggaggccacattgggaacagtggatgcaatagactgTTGACggatccccaccactccctgcctgcactcGGGTATcgtcatcccacctaccttctccagccccacccttcctttCTCTAATTACCTCTGAGCTCCCGTCcccctcccaatttctgaagaagggcccaacctgaaatgtcaactttccttgctcctctgttgcttggcctgctgtgttcctccagctccacactgtgttatccctgactccagcatcagcagttcttactgtcgcTGAGTAAGACAGCATGGTGCTCTGTTTACAGGTCAATCCATTTACTTCCCCATTTCTGGGTAGTAAATAAAATCCATCCCCTGAGTTAATGCTTATTTCTAACTCTCATTTGTTAGAACTAAAGCCTACTTTGTTCCAAGGTATAAAACTATAAAGATTTCTTTAATAAGTGTTACTTGAAATTTATCACATACCTTAAATGGCAAAATGTCATGAAATACTTAGAGCTGGAAgcattctttaattttttttttcctttacctgCGAAGCTTTCTAAGATATAAGTAAAGTAGGCTGTCCTgtgtttgctctgccattcagtaagatcatgtctGCTCATCTACTTCAGCTAAGCCTTCACATTGCTCCCCTATTCCTTGAATCCCTTAGTATCCAAAAATGATATGCCTTGAGCattctaaattaatattttaacaCTATTGAGAATGTTTGTTTCAAGAACTGTATGTGCATAGTATTCAAGACATTGAACTCATATTTTAAATAGGCTAACACTGCTATTAAAATAACATTGTACATAAGACTGTGTTAATCTTTTTTGTGTTAATCTTTGCAATGTAATTTTGCATTGAATCATCTTGCAACTGCAAATCCCAATCTGCAGCCTTTGTTCATGTGAACTGTTTCATTTTAGCAGCCTTGCAGATTACACTGCAAGACCCAAAACAGCAGTATTTCACGTGCTGTCTGTCATTTTTAAAGGTCAAAGCCAGCTATTATATGTTGTTGCTTTCGGAGGAAATTTTAAAATGAG
This genomic window contains:
- the smim18 gene encoding small integral membrane protein 18; this encodes MAGNNFSQTWFVINDATSINQDTEFQVQQMQLFNDSWKIAFFLILLLFVLTVISLVLLAFLHELLLCCFCTKSKSLESLENEPQAARIVMSTMKRQS